In Rutidosis leptorrhynchoides isolate AG116_Rl617_1_P2 chromosome 6, CSIRO_AGI_Rlap_v1, whole genome shotgun sequence, the DNA window acaattaCACATATTACATGTTattatttatttcttcgagcgtttttccgttaaaaaaataacatttatcacaaagtgtcttttttaaatgttcacattttcatgtgatcttaggaTGCGTTTGATAAAAGTGAATGATTTAGCACTATTGTTCAGAATTTGAATGATTCAAAGGTTCTGAATGAAAATGATGTTGAATGAAAATAATCTGTTTGATTATCATTTTGAAAGAATAACGTAAATGATATAAAATTATCTTATTAACCTTTGAAATGAATAAAAACTACAATATCGTTGCTTAATAAATGTTCTTGACATAATTTAAAGAacatattacataaaatttaagtgcttaatggttaagagataGTTCCACATTTGAATGGTTCTGcactgaatgttgaaccattcaacaTCATCTGTCATTCacaggtcagaaacaaacgcactaaATGTTGAATAATTCAGCATTCAACgatgaaccattccattaagagataAATAAACGCATCCAGAATGTTTAAAAAATATTCAAAacaaatgaaaatataaaaataataaatttacttTCCACTTTCTCAAAATAGTGTTTCCTTCTTGATAATGACCTTGTATATATAAATTAATCACTTTGCGCTTTCAAAATTTTATTGGTAAATTATTTCACCCTTAAAATGAAAATGAATGAATGCATTAGTTGTTTTATAATCCTAGGCAAGATATAAATAAATCACCCAAAGTACCACACACCCACGCACGTATCTAACgttatattttcatttttcatctTTATTATATGTAAAATGTAAATTTGTGATATAAAAATCAGTATCCAACCAAATAAAAAGGTGACACGTACGACGTACTATACGTATCTAATTGGATGTAAATTAGTGGATTTGTTAGAGTTTGGTTTCAAACTTTGGTGTTCACTTCCTTCTCAATAAGTGTGATTATATTGTGACGTAGGATATGTTTATCTAGTCTTAAATGCAAGATGGTATGTTTACTATCAATTATGAACCCACCCTAGTAATTTAGTGGTTCATCCATTTACACTTGTGTATTGGAAGGGTGTAgaaaggtctcaagttcgagttcCTCCTCGTGTGCGTGGAAAATGATCGCGAATGTGGTTAAGTCCTCTGTGAATGATGATGACaacttgtctttaaaaaaaattacttattccgtatcaaaaaaaaataaataaataaataaaaaaaaaaacaaacattgATCAAAGATTGCCTTATATGTTTACCATATCAATAACGTATTGAGTTTTCTTATTGCTTTTGATTTCAATTGGTTTATATTCTTAGATAGATATATAAGAGTTATAAGAGATTGCCTTATAGTGTATTTGTTCAGGAGTTTTAGTTTTGGAAGAAAGAAAAAGTattgaaaagaaataaaaaaaagttTTGGTGTTTCTAGAGTTTTACAAGAATTAGTGGCGATTCTATGTTCTGCTAATTGTTTTTACCTACGTGACACACAATAAGTACATTTAGTTAACCCTTAATATTTTTTAGAATACCTGCTTTGCGAACTAATTAATCCTAGAACCACTACGCACTATGCGAGCAGCTCAGATtaaataaatgaatattaaatgcAAAATATTAGTACATAGTATTATTAAAAGAAAAACCTGATTGATTATATCAGATATGATTTAGAGTATGTTAGAAAAGCACGTATTAGCAAAAGTCTTAATAATCGGTTAGCTTTTTGTTACTTCAATTTGAACAGTCTACTATACAAAGCTCATTCAATTCCTACGAGTATTTAGTTATCTACCAACTGGTCTTGAATACTTCTGGGCAAAGTCCTCTTTGTTGACGTTGGCAATTTAAAAAGCTTAGTTCCTGTGTCACGCGTATCACGTATGATAATTATCATCGTAgtctcaatattttaatttcataaaaaataaaataaataaacaatacaaatataattattactGAACTCAATTAAATAAAATTTGGTTTTAGTGAATGACTTGAAGTGTAAGAGTGGAAGACAAAACTGTTTACAACTAATACATTAAGGTtacaatgacgatatataaaattaaaaatatattatcTATTCTATATAGAATTTAACCACAACCAAACAAATATAAttctatatataaaaattatatcactcgcCTTAATATATTAGCCATTCATCATGCACAAGGAAGTTCACACCTGAAACTTGCCTTCACTATATTCTTTTTTAATCCATCTGTTTTCTTTTAAATAAAACTAGCGAAAAAGATTGGAGATACAAAGATGGCTAAAATGCAATTTTAAATTTCAATAATATAAGGGATTTAAGTTTTGCAAGTTGAAAATGCTCTTAATCCATGATTACATACTCGGCATTAAGCTAAAACCAACCTCAGTTCTATTTACACATTTGACTCATGCTTTGGGTAGCCATGGAACCTTGAATTACATGACTAGTTGACTGTCAATTTTCGTTTTCTTGCAGAACTCGAGCCAACTTCATGTTTCATCTTCATCAGCAGCATCTGCCTGATTGACTTTTTCTCCATCTCCAATCTTTAAAGTTCCATTTTTTCTCCATCTCCAATCGAAAGATGTATGGAAAAACATTATCCGGTGAAAGTAGCATGTTGCAAGATCAACTACTTCCTCACTTTATAGCAGTTGCAACATAAAAGTTTCAATAAGAACATTTACCACAAAAACTGAAACAAGCTTACGTAAATATCGAGCAATTCAACTAACATGCTAAAATACTAGCTACAACTAAAACCTACAGCCACTAGACTATATATCTAATCTAATATAGAACAAGAGTTACGTAAAGTATAAAAACGTACGTATATGTATAAGTATGGAAGTTTTACGAatctgagatgatgatgatgatgagtataaAAACGCATATGTATAAattttccacggctttcttcagCTCGTCTGTTTTGATCTAGGTGTGTGTGATTATGGTGTTTTGACTGTGTGTTCTAATCTCAAGGCTTAGTGATCATTCATAGGGTGTGGAGGTGGTATTTATATCAAGTACACCACCTCCTTACAAAGCAAAACTATTACATAAACTAACATCCTATTGGATTTTCAACAAGTTACACTGCCAACTGGATATCGTTGACCTCTTTAATGTGttcatttttattttattctttTGTACCAGATTCATGATCTCATCTGTAGTTTCAAAAACATTCTTGGACTAGAAGTGCAAGTATCATTTGAAGAGCTTGAAACAGAGCTTTGTAGTGTTGGCAAATCCTTAAAGTTGGTTCACAGTGTACTGCTTCCTGAGCTACTAAACTGGCTTAGTGGGCACAACATCTTCAATAAGTTGACTTGGCCCGAAGTGGTTCGCAGATACATAATGGCTTACTTGCTAACGAAAGGAAGGCTTTATTCTTTAGAGATTCGTTTCAAACGTAAAACGGATCTCTGCACTAACTACACGGTCATGGTGATTTTAACTGCAGCATAGTCACCATTGTTGCAGGTGTTAATAAAGATGCACGTGTTTTCCTGCTCCATGTGCCCTTGTGAAACAAATGCCCAATACAGGCAACCACAATTCATTGCATAAGGCGTCAGCTGAGGATCCTAAGAAACAAAAAAACTTACAGTTAAACAATTTACATGTATAATAATTGAATAACAAAATTAATGAACTAATTATGgtagtgtcttttctaaatgttcatattttcgtgtgatcttgatgcctgaacaaaaaaaaaaaaaaaaaaaaaaaaaaaacgcttccccccgattggttacttccccattgatcctgccccaatTAATGTGTGCGGTTAATTTATCAAAATGTGGTGAAATTATCATGTTTTTTTATTTTATCTTTAGGcgaaaaaataaaaactatataacaAATCTTTCTTTGAAAAAGAAGTTCAAAACGAGGATACAAAACAGCAACACGAACGACGAGACTCGATGGCAGACTGGTAGTAAACAAACCCCAATGAAAAAACAAAACGAGATGACGCTAATCAAACCTGAGTCTCGTCTTTCAACTGAAACAATCAAACACACAAAACAATTAAACACACGAAATAACCATTGAGACTAAAACGGACAAAACTTAAACAAACCACTGAATTATCCAACCACATATTTCCTATCTGATTCTTGATAACCGATTTACACACCATATCAATTTTATTATAGTTGACAGCCATAATATCAACTTTATCATGATCCTTTATTATTATGAAAAAAGTTACTCATATTTAATGATCAAGAACTCAATttttaaagtattatatatatattatattatattattatattatattatattatatatagtactATAAGATACTTTATATGACTTTGTCATGAGGTAAAAAAAAGTAAAGTATTTTAACAACGCCACCAATATAACTTTCTCCTAGTGTATGTCTCTTAAACACTATTGAAAAACACCCGATAACTCTCCATTAATCTCTCCGATTACTCTTTTCTTAAGAACAGTGCGATCAAGTTTTTcaaaaaaattttaatttatcAGTCAACGTCAGTTAATTGATCATATTGGATTGTTGGTCAAAGTCAAAATTAATTAACATTTTTGCAGGAATTTCAACTAATCATTGTTGAGCAAATGAACGATTATGTTTTATTTTTGGACAATCATGTTCAATTATAGTTATGTATATGGCTTTCTACCATatttacatatattttcataacttaTCATTTAAATGTTTAAATGTAGCGAGTTTTTCAACCTTGCTCCTAGGTTTGTGTAATTGTGTTGTGTTATAAAGTTTCCGTTGTTAAAAAAAACTAAAGATACAAAGATGTCTAGCTATAATGCAATTGATAAACTTCATAAATTTAGGGAATTTGAGTTTCACAACTGCTTTATAATCCATGATTACATACTCAGCATATGGCTTAAATCTACTTCAGTTCTTTACACAAATTTGACACATGCAAAACACAGATAAGGCTCAGTTGGCTAACTGTTTCTGTTTTGCTTCGATTGCTTCCTTGAGTTTCCTACCCAGTGCATATGCCAATGGAGGAGGCACTGCATTTCCAATCTGCTTGTGCTTATGCTGAATGTTGCCTGAAAACTTGTAGCCATCCGGGAAACCCTGCACACGCATAATTAAAAATAACTCAGAACCAGTTCAACCCATCTAGGTTCATTGGTTAGGTTTTGTAACAGTTGATATCCTTGCATTTTGCAACCCATCCTGCCCATTTTGATCCATACTAAAGTGACATGTTTGAACCATTGACGCACAAAATAACACATGATGCATAAATTACATACCTGAGATCGCGCACATTCACGAACGGTGAGAATGCGGTCCTGGTCAGGGTGGAAACACATGCCCACCTTGCCCATAGGTTGTGGATCAGTAATAGAAGTTGGAAAATTTCCCTCCCAGTCAAGCCTTCCAAACAGACCCTTCTACTGGTTATGCCTTTTGGCAGTGTTTGGTAAACACCATGGTATAAGATCCACCATTTGCCCTGTTGACAACTTAACCTGCAAGAAAAAAACAATTCATTCCATTCAACTTTGAAGAACAATGAAAACATCCTTCCTTATAATGATCGATCAATTTCATGATTTGTGTGTTTCAATTTCTAAATACCTTTTCTGCAGGGAGGTCTCGCCAGTCAGCACCGGATTTACTGTTTGGTTATAATTTTAAGATAAGTTTTAAATGAAACATAGTTTGCTTTATTTATAACAAGAAATGAGTTAATTGTATGAAATCAACTGAAAACTCGATTCTTCTAATTTGGGAACCCTAGAAAGGTGATACCCCTAATTGAGTGATGCTCAGGGTCGTCGCCCACAGCCTTGGCCAGCCCTGCATTTGTATTACTTAAATACGTTTGAAAATGCAGCGAGTACCATGGAAACTGGTGCGATTGATCCTGTCAAGGTTGTTTCATGGGGAGTGTTTGAGTTAGTACAGCTTGAAGAGTTCGACATTCGGTAGTAATaatgattgataataataataataataataataataataataataataataataataataataataataataataataataataataataataataataataataataataataataataataataataataataaatagttaataaaaaaaaacatatttatatattatgatcatttcatTTTGCAAACAAGTTAACATAGAGTAGAGGTACATCAAAGCAGACATGGATCAAACAGCAGCCATCTTGCCGTTTTCATTATCTAGCTAGCTAGTGATAATGCTGCGAATGAGTTCTGAAGTTGCATGTGGTTATGCTTATCACGCTTCTTTCCCCGTGCTTTAACACGTTCATCAGGTGCAGCAGCTTGATTTTTAGCCTTTTCATTAACTTTGACTTTTTTATTCCTTAATATATCTGTTTTATGTTCGCCCCGTGCTTTAACACGTTCATCATGTGCAGCAACTTGATTTTTGGCCTTTTCATTATCATTGGCCTTTTTATTCCTTACTATTTCCCTTTCTTCCAGTGAGAATATATGTGGATGCCTGACAGTAGATGTTCACACAAAAGTAGTAATCAAAACACACGCCACGTGTATATGTATATCAAAtatcatcacatatatatatatatatatatatatatatatatatatatatatatagatgtatgtatatatatatatgtatgtatgtatgattgAGACCTGGATATGATGTCAACAGGACTTGTAGTAGGCTCAGCTGTAAAATCTATCATGTGGTGGTTGTTACTGTTATCATATTTAAAAGCACGAAAAAATGCATCAAGCGCCGTCTTTGTACGTTGGTAGAATCCGTATTCATCCAACAAGTTGAAAACATCAATAGCCACACCGCTTTCTTTTGCATACTTTCCAAGATCCTCCACTTGTTCGATATCAAGATAATTCAAATCTGAATAACTGGCAGCAGCCaaaaaacaaacatatatataacatatatactaGTGTACTAGATAAAAGTAGTACGGTAGGGTGGTGAAAGATttaaccataatcatcatcatcatcatatatatatatatatatatatatatatatatatataatacatacccgCCTCCAGTAAACAAAAGTACCCTTTTCCGCTCAGTTAGTTCACAATAGGAAAACAGCTCAACAGCGAATTTGACCCCTTTTGAAAACTTCATGAGACCACCTAACCCAAATTCATCTGAGAAAAAAGGTGAAATTGATTAAAAAATGATCCTACACTGCAAAGattatttcataaaaatatatataagagtAGGAAGCTAACACTGAAGCTTATGCATGATTTTCAAAGAATCACTAGTAGGCATAAGGTAAGACAAAGAACCCAATGTCAGTATGCCTATGACATTATTCGGATTGGACTGTAAGAAAACAATTCCAACAATCGGTGAGATAATTAATTAATGGAAACATACAGagtaaaaaaagaaagaaaaaaaaacagccTATAAatccgtgtgtgtgtgtgtgtactccTTGTAACAACACAATAATAAATTGTTTtaacctataatatatatatacacacacacacacacacacacacacacacatatatataagatACCTTCAATTTGAGTTGACAATACAATCGAATACAATCAAGTTGAAGCTTATTTAAGTAATCATGCGAATTCAGCAAAGACATCGAATCGTCGATGCAGATCATCAAAGTCTCCTATAGTATCAACCAACCAAACCAAGTTTGTTTACATAaatctatagatagatagatacaaTAAAAAAGGAAAGAAATATAGGAAAACACGATACCTTAGCCACCGTTGTTTTGAATAACGAGAAGATTTCACTCCTTGCTGTCATCCTTTTTCCCAATGAGAATGAGACGGCTTCTGGAAAGATATCTGGATCTCTGACAACAGATGTTCAAAAAAACTAGTAATCAGAAGAACACAGTGATTAACATCTTTGCATGGCTTGTAAATCATCTCTTCTGTTGTAATTCTTtaatctaataataaaaatgttttttgccttcaaaaaaaaaaacacaagCAAGCAAAACATATATTAATTAAGACCTGGATATGATGTCATAAGGACTCGTAGAAGGCTCAACTACAAAGTGCATCAAGTTACTGTTGTTTTTATCGGAAGCAACATAAACAAATGAATGAAGCAGCTTCTGCGAATAATAGTACTCATCCTTTAACCAGAAGTGGACAACATCGACAGCTACACCGCTTTGTTTTACCAACTTGGCAAGAGCATCGATTTCTTGATCATCCAAAAATATACGACTGGCAGGCAAgagaaaacacacacacacacagatatatatatatatatatatatatatatatatatatatatatatatatatatatatatatatagataaaagtaGTAGGGTGAAACATCTAAGCAtaatcaaaaaaatatatatacataccctCCAACAAACAAAAGTATCCTTTTTTTCCGCTGCTTACTTTCTTTATCCAAATAATACAAAGCAGATTTGATCCCTTGTTCAAAGTCCAAGACACCACCTAACACATGATCATCTGAGCAACAaggtgaaattgattaaatttgaTCCTACCCTGCAAAGATATAGTAACATAAGAACAAGAGTAGGAAGCTAACTCTGAAGGTTATGTAGGATTTGATCAAGATCCCAAGTAGGGCTAAGATGATTATCATCATATGTACCCATTCTCACTATGCCTATAGTATTCTTCCTCTTCCGATTAGACTGGTAAAAAAACAATTCCAACAATTGGTGAAAGaagaagaaatataataataaaaaattaaaaaaataatagaaaCATACAAAGATAAGGAGTAGTTTTATGTATGAAGAAAACAGCAGCCTGTAACTTATATAATAATGGCTGACTAACCTGATAAACCCTTAAATCCCAATGAAATTATCTTTTATTTGGTTTTAACACaagttactactactactactatttctTTGTCCAGGGTTTGAGATGGGGGAAGGGTAAGTGCTTCGCAACCGTTTGATTTTTTCCCTAAGAGTGGTTGCAAATGACCATTTTTAAGAATAACCATTCTTTTGATTAGTtcgtttttatatatattactatatacttTAACAAAACTCAGTATTTTAACGACTCGATTAGAGTTTAGTTTTGAGTTTGTGTTTGTTAAATTTCTTAGTATAGGGTTCGAGTTTGAATGAGTGCGTGTTACAACATGTTTGTGGGCAATAAAAGTTCCAATTTTGTTTTATTTTATCAACGAGGATGGATTTAATTTATTTATCTTCAAATTTGTCAGTTGTCAGCTATACATAAACATTGTCGTCTATGTCAAATTCAAATTAACCAAATTTGTATATgctattaataaaatttaaatataaatatactaaTGTAATTTTTATATACTTGATTTAAAGATTTCTAACTAGTATTATATATACTCCTCGTATCTATACAATAAATTGTTAACCTAAAAAATAATTAtgagataaaataataataataataataaatacaaaaaATACCTTAAGCTTAGGTTCGCAATACAATCGAATACAATCAAGTTGAAgctcatatatgtaacgattgaaATACTTCATATACACCGAACTGTCGATGCAGATCATTATAGTCT includes these proteins:
- the LOC139853232 gene encoding uncharacterized protein — encoded protein: MTPPETIMICIDSSVYMKYFNRYIYELQLDCIRLYCEPKLKSNRKRKNTIGIVRMGTYDDNHLSPTWDLDQILHNLQNDHVLGGVLDFEQGIKSALYYLDKESKQRKKRILLFVGGRIFLDDQEIDALAKLVKQSGVAVDVVHFWLKDEYYYSQKLLHSFVYVASDKNNSNLMHFVVEPSTSPYDIISRDPDIFPEAVSFSLGKRMTARSEIFSLFKTTVAKETLMICIDDSMSLLNSHDYLNKLQLDCIRLYCQLKLKSNPNNVIGILTLGSLSYLMPTSDSLKIMHKLQYEFGLGGLMKFSKGVKFAVELFSYCELTERKRVLLFTGGGYSDLNYLDIEQVEDLGKYAKESGVAIDVFNLLDEYGFYQRTKTALDAFFRAFKYDNSNNHHMIDFTAEPTTSPVDIISRHPHIFSLEEREIVRNKKANDNEKAKNQVAAHDERVKARGEHKTDILRNKKVKVNEKAKNQAAAPDERVKARGKKRDKHNHMQLQNSFAALSLAS